A stretch of Bradyrhizobium sp. AZCC 2262 DNA encodes these proteins:
- a CDS encoding helicase-related protein, which produces MADEVGMGKTFVALAVAFSVLESMDASEQSTGLDGCYQKILIVTPPNGALFNKWNREVSEFVRRCVSRGVSPEARERFRPVPADRLDELVAAVRRRGGRGGRVVVTTMNVFGDRKLRNYDLKRRFLLGVIFRYWGARFNIDSRERLLKGAPDHWPTTAYHLTDLTEWEASQLPFSENEAIIALERLDRPSRYQALLEQFLLASRELSEPFRRDRQDGFKKIETYLTKVYRALNEEMLNRSFPLVIVDEAHNWKNGPSKGANGYANFAELIAERTRRLLLLTATPFQLRSAEMLEILHVSARLECSADVEMRQRRRARLVEHCQVDVKTALHGAEQAGRRFSKNWSRVPLSAGAIAEVWNSPALKTVRGQLCEPNILAEKGHLELQSIARDAVASLDPELRPFFYQALLLFAFNERLSRVLGKLVIRHRRHTEHRLTLVGQEYALPDTARARQDRHLLHAAPGLDVHGDGELPHYLLMRCVTALKQGKGRSSLGSALTGCYSTLLESAEGRRLGRAFGELPAAKPYFETLFSMVRGKDDPKHPKLSEVVEAATKSWRDGEKTLIFCFRVNTAQRLRDIIADRIRVELKQRRRKCLGGETALRTLRGRMTRREGDLVVLGLDRVLLSLSRTELASVPRRDLALQTEDVREIAQQALRYKQDLLGERVDRVFVHRAVEFAVAHRLFGNATSELRLILRDMSVVDWIEHPYGSAFSSEPSDSETEDVAHVDERGVHAYYKPVTEKPADRDIEELTRALLERRERARRSGSVPILDSYFEAPSLWLGPAPSIADQVPAALASLHEHLFHLTFGHGPPDWKTRLLVLQALRRALLRESMLLRLLPEKSDRDERGWGELLAERFLEPLPGQHESMADRMAIFAEDVLSASGSADNRLSARYNLIDATRLRDQNFVALVLGGGDQQARERIFAGFNTPLLPEILICTSVGAEGIDLHRHCGRVVHYDLAWNPAVLEQRTGRIDRIGSKTFREREAAKVGEGPLLEVGVPFLAGTYDERMFEELRMRAQTFEVLTGGDVTSDDDRVRLDDASGTDDGQGAEGREQGLRLKALPPEMLNDLRAKLHVWKSAQ; this is translated from the coding sequence TTGGCTGACGAAGTGGGTATGGGAAAGACGTTCGTGGCACTGGCCGTTGCCTTTTCCGTACTAGAGAGCATGGACGCCAGTGAGCAGAGTACCGGACTAGACGGTTGCTATCAGAAGATTTTGATCGTTACACCGCCCAATGGGGCACTATTCAACAAATGGAACCGAGAGGTCAGCGAGTTTGTTCGGCGTTGTGTATCACGCGGTGTTTCGCCAGAAGCACGCGAGCGCTTTCGACCGGTTCCCGCCGATCGTCTAGATGAACTGGTTGCTGCTGTCCGCCGGCGAGGTGGACGCGGTGGCCGAGTGGTTGTCACAACAATGAATGTGTTTGGCGATCGCAAACTAAGGAACTACGACCTAAAGCGACGCTTTTTGCTTGGCGTTATTTTTCGTTACTGGGGTGCGAGATTCAACATCGATTCGCGCGAGCGGCTGCTTAAAGGCGCGCCTGATCACTGGCCAACGACAGCCTATCACCTAACCGACCTAACGGAATGGGAGGCCTCTCAGCTGCCCTTTAGCGAGAATGAGGCGATTATAGCGTTAGAACGGCTAGACAGGCCGAGCCGGTATCAAGCACTCCTGGAGCAATTCCTGCTAGCGTCTCGCGAGCTCAGCGAGCCGTTTCGTCGTGACAGGCAAGATGGCTTCAAGAAAATTGAAACCTATCTGACCAAGGTTTACCGTGCGCTGAATGAGGAGATGCTCAATCGTTCATTTCCATTGGTGATTGTCGATGAGGCTCATAATTGGAAGAATGGACCAAGCAAGGGAGCCAATGGCTATGCCAATTTTGCTGAACTGATTGCAGAACGAACGCGTCGATTGCTCCTTTTGACCGCGACACCGTTCCAATTGCGGTCAGCTGAAATGCTCGAAATTCTCCATGTGTCGGCCCGCCTGGAGTGCTCCGCGGATGTGGAAATGCGCCAGCGTCGCAGGGCGCGATTGGTCGAGCACTGTCAGGTGGACGTAAAAACGGCATTGCATGGTGCGGAACAAGCCGGCCGACGATTTTCGAAGAATTGGTCACGCGTACCGTTGTCTGCTGGTGCCATCGCCGAGGTCTGGAATTCCCCCGCTCTGAAAACGGTAAGGGGTCAGCTCTGCGAACCTAATATTTTGGCAGAAAAGGGTCATCTTGAACTACAGAGCATTGCGCGCGATGCAGTGGCGTCTCTCGATCCAGAATTGAGACCTTTCTTTTACCAAGCTCTCCTGCTTTTTGCATTCAATGAACGGCTGTCGCGGGTGCTCGGCAAATTGGTCATCCGGCACCGTAGACATACGGAGCATCGCCTGACCCTTGTTGGGCAAGAATATGCGCTACCTGACACAGCAAGGGCTCGACAGGATCGACACCTACTGCATGCGGCGCCGGGTCTCGATGTTCATGGTGACGGAGAGCTGCCCCATTACCTTCTCATGCGTTGCGTGACAGCGCTCAAACAAGGCAAAGGCCGTTCGTCCCTGGGGAGTGCGCTAACGGGATGCTATTCGACATTGCTCGAGTCAGCAGAGGGTCGCCGGTTGGGTCGGGCCTTTGGCGAATTGCCCGCGGCCAAGCCATACTTTGAGACGCTCTTTAGTATGGTCCGTGGCAAAGATGACCCAAAGCACCCAAAGCTAAGCGAGGTTGTCGAAGCCGCCACCAAATCTTGGAGGGATGGCGAGAAGACCCTTATTTTCTGCTTTCGGGTTAACACCGCACAACGCCTACGAGATATCATTGCTGATCGAATCCGTGTCGAACTGAAGCAGCGCCGTAGAAAGTGTCTAGGCGGTGAAACGGCGTTGCGTACACTTCGTGGACGGATGACCCGACGCGAGGGCGACCTCGTTGTGTTGGGTTTGGACCGCGTGCTGTTATCGCTATCTCGGACTGAGCTAGCCTCGGTACCGCGAAGGGACTTGGCACTCCAGACCGAGGACGTCCGCGAAATCGCGCAACAGGCCCTTCGATACAAGCAAGATTTGCTCGGGGAGCGAGTTGATCGTGTTTTCGTCCACCGAGCTGTTGAATTTGCGGTGGCTCATCGGCTGTTTGGAAATGCAACGAGCGAGTTGCGTTTGATTCTTCGCGACATGTCCGTGGTGGACTGGATTGAGCACCCCTATGGCTCGGCATTTTCATCTGAACCAAGCGATTCAGAAACCGAAGACGTGGCTCACGTAGATGAGCGAGGGGTTCACGCCTACTATAAGCCGGTAACTGAAAAACCCGCGGATCGTGACATCGAGGAGCTTACGCGCGCGCTGCTAGAGCGCCGCGAACGGGCGCGTCGCTCAGGTAGTGTTCCAATCTTGGATAGTTACTTTGAAGCCCCGAGCCTCTGGCTCGGACCGGCGCCGTCAATTGCAGACCAGGTTCCTGCCGCGTTGGCCTCTCTTCATGAACATCTGTTTCATTTGACCTTCGGCCACGGGCCGCCAGATTGGAAGACGCGTTTGTTGGTATTGCAGGCGCTCCGTCGAGCGCTCTTGCGTGAGAGCATGCTATTGCGGCTACTGCCGGAGAAATCGGACCGCGACGAGCGCGGCTGGGGTGAACTCCTCGCCGAGAGGTTTCTGGAGCCTCTTCCGGGACAGCATGAAAGCATGGCCGACCGTATGGCCATTTTTGCAGAGGACGTCCTAAGCGCTAGCGGGTCTGCCGATAATCGCCTTAGCGCTCGGTACAACCTTATTGATGCCACGCGTCTGCGTGATCAGAATTTTGTTGCGCTTGTCTTGGGCGGCGGTGATCAGCAAGCGCGCGAGCGAATTTTTGCAGGATTCAATACCCCTCTACTTCCAGAGATTTTGATCTGCACGTCCGTCGGCGCTGAGGGCATAGATCTTCATCGGCATTGTGGACGGGTTGTGCATTATGACCTTGCTTGGAATCCGGCAGTGCTCGAGCAAAGGACTGGTCGCATCGATAGAATTGGAAGTAAGACATTTCGTGAGAGGGAGGCGGCGAAAGTAGGCGAGGGTCCATTGCTGGAAGTTGGCGTCCCATTCCTTGCCGGTACATATGATGAGCGCATGTTCGAAGAGCTTAGAATGCGCGCCCAAACCTTTGAGGTGCTAACGGGGGGTGATGTCACCAGCGATGATGAT